One Trichosurus vulpecula isolate mTriVul1 chromosome 7, mTriVul1.pri, whole genome shotgun sequence genomic region harbors:
- the LOC118857920 gene encoding olfactory receptor 6M1-like translates to MSSPAPFLPKDALMAGVHLPAFSSVTVSAGEIKGNMKKRNWTMVTEIILVGIPTTPVLSHLLFLLFLLAYVVTILGNFLIITLIWVDYRLHSPMYFFLSHLSFSEILTITCAVPKMLVDFLSEKKTISFAGCFSQSYFYFLSGCTEFILFAVMSYDRYVAICSPLQYPTIMTHPLCVRLVILSWLGGFLLILPSTILKGGLPYCGPNVIDHFFCDSAPLLHLACVDITAIELLDFFSSLILLISSLMLTIVSYVYIISTILKIPSGQGQRKAFATCASHFTVVSMGYGISIFVYVRPSQKSNLHFNKILFILSSIVTPLLNPFIFSLRNETMKEALKDTTGKIQTFLKSLRFN, encoded by the coding sequence ATGTCCTCTCCTGCTCCATTCTTACCTAAGGATGCTTTGATGGCTGGGGTTCATTTGCCAGCTTTTTCTTCTGTGACTGTCTCAGCAGGGGAGATCAAAGGCAATATGAAGAAGAGGAATTGGACAATGGTGACAGAGATCATCCTTGTGGGAATCCCCACTACTCCAGTCCTGAGTCACCTCCTCTTCCTACTATTTTTATTGGCCTATGTGGTGACTATTTTAGGCAATTTCCTCATTATCACACTAATTTGGGTGGACTATAGACTCCATTCACCTATGTATTTCTTCCTCAGCCACCTTTCCTTCAGTGAAATCTTAACCATAACCTGTGCTGTTCCTAAGATGCTGGTTGATTTTCTATCTGAGAAAAAAACCATCTCATTTGCTGGATGCTTCTCACAATCttatttctacttcctttctGGATGTACTGAGTTTATCCTCTTTGCTGTCATGTCTTATGATCGCTATGTGGCCATTTGTAGTCCCCTTCAATATCCCACTATCATGACCCATCCACTCTGTGTTCGACTTGTCATTCTATCCTGGTTAGGTGGTTTTCTGCTCATCCTTCCATCGACTATCCTTAAGGGAGGACTTCCATACTGTGGACCCAATGTGATTGACCACTTCTTCTGTGATAGTGCTCCCCTACTGCATCTTGCATGTGTTGACATCACAGCTATTGAACTGTTGGACTTCTTCAGTTCTCTCATACTACTCATTAGCTCACTAATGTTAACTATAGTCTCCTATGTCTACATCATTTCCACAATTCTGAAAATCCCCTCAGGACAAGGTCAACGCAAAGCATTTGCCACTTGTGCCTCACACTTCACTGTGGTATCAATGGGCTACGGAATTTCCATCTTTGTCTATGTTCGTCCCTCACAGAAGAGTAACCTTCACTTTAATAAGATCCTCTTTATCCTCTCAAGCATTGTCACACCCCTGCTGAACCCCTTCATCTTCAGTCTAAGGAATGAAACAATGAAAGAGGCCTTGAAGGATACCACAGGCAAGATCCAGACCTTCCTAAAGAGCCTAAGGTTCAATTGA
- the LOC118857921 gene encoding olfactory receptor 2B11-like produces MRSNNQSFLGAFAGDFFLLGISDRPWLELPLFVILLVSYILAVLGNIAIILVSRLDALLSSPMYVFLSHLSFLDLCYTTTTVPQMLFNMGSSRKTISYGGCTVQYAIFHWLGCTECVVLAAMALDRYVAICKPLRYTVIMHHPLCQQLVATAWLSGFGNSLVQVVLTVQLPFCGQRVLNNFFCEVPAMIKLSCANTAVNDATLAVLVAFFVLVPLVFILISYGFIAQAVMRIKSSKGRSKAFGTCSSHLVVVSLFYLPAIYMYLQPPSSYSQDQGKFISLFYSIITPTLNPFIYTLRNKDVKGALIRLWGRIWRLFQS; encoded by the coding sequence ATGAGAAGTAACAACCAAAGTTTTTTGGGGGCTTTTGCTGGGGATTTCTTCCTTTTGGGGATCTCTGACAGGCCATGGCTAGAACTGCCCCTTTTTGTGATCCTCCTGGTATCCTATATCCTAGCAGTCCTGGGAAATATTGCCATCATATTGGTGTCTCGGCTGGATGCTCTGCTAAGCAGCCCTATGTACGTTTTCCTCAGTCACTTGTCTTTTCTGGATCTTTGCTATACTACTACCACTGTGCCTCAGATGCTGTTCAACATGGGCAGCTCAAGGAAGACTATCAGCTACGGGGGCTGCACAGTGCAGTATGCCATCTTCCATTGGTTAGGCTGCACTGAGTGTGTGGTCCTGGCTGCGATGGCTCTGGATCGATATGTGGCCATCTGTAAGCCTCTCCGCTATACAGTCATCATGCATCATCCATTATGCCAGCAGCTAGTGGCCACTGCCTGGCTCAGTGGATTTGGAAATTCTCTGGTTCAGGTTGTCCTAACAGTGCAACTACCTTTCTGTGGGCAACGGGTACTGAACAACTTTTTCTGTGAGGTGCCTGCTATGATTAAGTTGTCATGTGCCAATACAGCTGTCAATGATGCCACATTGGCTGTGCTGGTAGCTTTCTTTGTGCTGGTGCCCCTGgtcttcattctcatttcttatggctTTATCGCCCAGGCTGTGATGAGAATCAAGTCCTCCAAGGGTCGGAGTAAAGCTTTTGGGACCTGCTCTTCCCACTTGGTGGTGGTGTCCCTCTTCTATTTGCCTGCTATCTATATGTACCTTCAGCCCCCTTCTAGTTACTCCCAGGACCAGGGTAAGTTCATCTCCCTCTTCTACTCCATCATCACTCCTACCCTAAACCCTTTCATCTATACCCTCAGAAACAAAGATGTGAAGGGGGCACTGATAAGACTTTGGGGAAGGATTTGGAGACTCTTTCAGAGCTGA